The following are from one region of the Pocillopora verrucosa isolate sample1 chromosome 3, ASM3666991v2, whole genome shotgun sequence genome:
- the LOC136279667 gene encoding uncharacterized protein, which yields MTDYLFSDHFTVLCDLALSKPSPKTEQISYRKLKAIKIEDFKQDLSTSGLCNYSPDSLNNLVKCYNDTLSQVLERHAPLQSKVIRSRPLVPWFNEDIKNARREKRKAERKWGRSGKHDDMLSYKKIKNTTNRLINEARSQYHHDFINDDSSNQKKLFAAANTLLNQRKKNTVLPPCDDKLELADRTGSYFVQKITDIGTRLDVMAQDLFTDPLLNCTLSPTPKFSKFTALSELEVRKLIEGSAKKSCSFDPMPTSLVFSCIDVLLPVTTKMINLSLVDGVFADVWKCALVKPLLKKAGLDPLLSNYRPVSNLPYISRLTEKAVYNQLHLHMIDCLSRNAIILQKRT from the coding sequence ATGACTGACTACTTGTTTTCAGACCATTTTACTGTTCTTTGCGATCTTGCCTTAAGTAAACCATCTCCCAAAACTGAGCAAATATCATATAGAAAACTGAAGGCAATCAAGATTGAGGATTTCAAACAAGATCTGTCTACCTCTGGGCTTTGTAATTACAGTCCAGATTCGCTTAACAATCTCGTTAAATGCTATAACGATACCTTGTCCCAAGTGCTCGAGAGACATGCTCCACTTCAATCCAAAGTTATACGATCTCGACCTCTGGTTCCTTGGTTCAATGAAGATATAAAAAATGCTCGCCGTGAAAAACGGAAAGCAGAAAGAAAATGGGGACGCTCTGGCAAACACGACGATATGTTGTCATACAAAAAGATCAAGAATACGACAAATCGATTAATTAACGAAGCTCGAAGCCAATACCATCATGACTTCATTAATGATGACAGttcaaaccaaaaaaagctCTTTGCAGCTGCGAATACtcttttgaatcaaaggaaaaagaacactGTGCTACCACCTTGCGATGATAAGCTTGAATTAGCTGATAGGACGGGCTCGTACTTTGTTCAAAAAATCACTGATATTGGTACAAGACTCGACGTTATGGCTCAAGATCTTTTCACTGACCCGCTTTTAAACTGTACATTGTCACCAACCCCCAAATTTAGTAAATTTACAGCACTTTCTGAACTCGAAGTACGGAAACTTATCGAAGGCAGCGCAAAGAAAAGCTGTTCTTTTGATCCGATGCCCACCTCACTGGTTTTTAGCTGCATTGATGTCCTGCTTCCCGTGACcacaaaaatgataaatctATCCCTCGTGGATGGTGTGTTTGCTGATGTCTGGAAATGTGCACTTGTTAAGCCGTTGCTCAAAAAAGCTGGTCTTGATCCACTTCTTAGTAACTACAGACCTGTTAGTAATTTGCCATACATATCGAGGCTCACCGAAAAGGCGGTGTATAATCAACTTCATTTACACATGATAGACTGTTTATCCAGAAATGCAATCATCTTACAGAAAAGGACATAG
- the LOC131777311 gene encoding 52 kDa repressor of the inhibitor of the protein kinase-like has translation MTRGDPVCQREDCSPFDIGLVFDEIHNYSPHQKLEFVENVWKPGELFDFPVSMENGKSRKFVSGWLKRFPWLAYSKYFDGAFCLACVCFGVQCGRNANKLDKLLKSPLTNWTSAASRLTKHSLGNCEIHNFSMTAMNDFKRMMQRGAVPIDQQLNNIVQQQIARNREILKSLFKTIIFCGKNNIPLRGRRDDDPTNAALTGNFQALLEFRVDSGDQTLQQHLDTAPRNATYISKTIQNEMIETVGAHILNDLSQEIRNSKYFSVMADEAADISNKENVSVVIRFLDTTKTIREEFIGYYICEEGLTGEAIKDIITAAVANLGLTMEDCRGQCYDGAGNMAGRLNGASLLISAEHEKATYVHCMNHRLNLCIADTCQLPIVRNMMDIVRKISKFFNNSPKRQQHLIAKIRELLPRANHTVLIDVCRTRWIERIDGMDRIVELLYPVTATLEDISLNRNSPGDSTWNPTSRHDAQSLINAINFSFIVSLVIVKHILGLTRPLTVKLQQKAMDLLKAKDELALLKSVLEDMSTDIDNRHHNLYQEAVTIARQVAVQPEMPRIAQRQMHRNNAPAATPEGYFKINLTRVFLDHVLQQLNTRFQDDVFVCYKGISIIPSVLLATDPAWKANVLEFCNHYRQDIPNYAGLQAELLLWERLWKGRDNRGDIIPDSLEATLKDIDKDAYVNIYSMLKVLITIPISSASCERSISSLRNLKNYLRNTMTQDRLNGLALMHAHRDMDFDLQRIIDLFAELHPRRMRMANIL, from the coding sequence ATGACTCGCGGAGATCCTGTTTGTCAGAGGGAGGATTGTTCTCCCTTCGACATTGGCCTAGTTTTCGACGAGATCCACAACTACTCGCCGCATCAGAAGCTGGAGTTCGTCGAAAACGTGTGGAAACCAGGTGAGCTTTTTGATTTCCCCGTGtcaatggaaaatggaaaatctcgTAAGTTTGTCTCGGGCTGGCTGAAAAGATTTCCATGGCTAGCTTACTCCAAATATTTCGATGGAGCATTTTGTTtagcttgtgtttgttttggagttcAGTGTGGGCGAAACGCTAATAAGTTAGACAAATTATTGAAGTCTCCTCTCACAAATTGGACTTCGGCCGCTTCTCGCTTAACCAAACACTCGCTAGGAAATTGtgaaattcacaatttttctatGACTGCTATGAATGATTTCAAGAGAATGATGCAAAGAGGAGCTGTCCCAATTGACCAGCAGTTAAATAACATAGTTCAACAGCAAATCGCGAGAAATCGGGAGATTCTAAAGTCCCTTTTCAAAACTATTATTTTCTGTGGGAAAAACAACATCCCACTCAGGGGGCGGAGAGATGATGATCCCACTAATGCTGCCCTAACCGGTAATTTCCAGGCATTGCTAGAATTCCGGGTAGACAGTGGTGACCAAACACTGCAGCAACACCTGGACACTGCACCCAGAAATGCCACATACATTTCAAAGACCATTCAGAATGAAATGATAGAAACTGTTGGTGCTCACATTTTGAATGATCTATCACAGGAAATAAGAAATAGTAAGTATTTTTCAGTTATGGCAGATGAAGCTGCTGACATTTCAAATAAGGAGAATGTTTCTGTAGTAATAAGATTTCTGGATACAACTAAAACCATCCGAGAAGAATTTATTGGGTATTACATTTGTGAGGAGGGATTAACAGGGGAGGCTATCAAGGACATTATAACTGCAGCTGTAGCAAACTTAGGATTGACAATGGAAGACTGTCGTGGGCAGTGTTATGATGGTGCAGGCAATATGGCTGGAAGACTAAATGGAGCCTCCTTATTGATCAGTGCAGAACACGAAAAGGCAACCTATGTCCACTGCATGAACCACAGGCTTAATTTGTGCATAGCAGACACTTGCCAATTGCCAATTGTCAGGAACATGATGGATATTGTGCGCAagatttctaaattttttaacAACTCTCCCAAGCGTCAACAACATTTAATAGCCAAGATCAGAGAACTATTGCCTCGGGCAAACCATACTGTTTTAATTGATGTGTGCCGCACACGATGGATTGAACGGATTGATGGAATGGACCGCATAGTTGAACTTCTCTACCCAGTCACAGCTACACTTGAAGACATCTCACTTAACAGAAACAGCCCTGGAGACTCAACCTGGAATCCAACAAGCAGACATGATGCTCAGTCCTTAATTAATGCAAtcaacttttcctttattgtttctCTTGTTATTGTCAAACATATTTTGGGATTAACTAGACCACTCACAGTGAAGCTGCAACAAAAAGCAATGGATCTTCTAAAAGCTAAAGATGAACTTGCTCTTTTGAAATCAGTCCTTGAAGACATGAGCACTGACATTGATAACAGACATCATAATCTCTACCAGGAAGCAGTGACCATTGCAAGACAAGTAGCAGTCCAGCCAGAAATGCCAAGGATAGCCCAGAGACAAATGCATAGAAATAATGCTCCTGCTGCAACTCCTGAGGGGTATTTCAAGATCAATCTCACTAGAGTTTTTCTTGACCATGTACTCCAGCAGCTCAACACCAGATTCCAGGATGATGTATTTGTTTGCTATAAAGGTATTTCGATTATTCCCTCTGTTTTACTAGCTACTGACCCTGCCTGGAAGGCCAAtgttttggaattttgtaaccATTACAGACAGGACATACCAAATTATGCAGGATTACAGGCAGAGCTTTTGTTATGGGAGAGATTGTGGAAGGGGAGGGATAACAGAGGAGATATTATTCCTGACAGTTTGGAGGCTACACTGAAGGATATTGACAAAGATGCATATGTCAACATCTATTCCATGCTGAAAGTCCTGATCACAATTCCAATTTCATCTGCATCTTGTGAGAGATCCATATCATCCCTTCGGAATCTTAAGAACTATTTGAGAAATACAATGACCCAGGACAGACTGAATGGATTGGCACTGATGCATGCCCACAGAGACATGGATTTTGACCTTCAACGTATAATAGATTTATTTGCTGAGTTACATCCTAGGAGAATGAGAatggcaaacattttgtaa
- the LOC131773693 gene encoding O-acyltransferase like protein-like, whose translation MAECCKVAFKVFAVFFVLCSFQKLSLASYRLTRTAYDEIFKKLGVSLESLPNISFTLNVSEECRETLTNLPSKPDFTQYLDALGKPQSGFLLGNFGWLGSYSECTKTISDAHYCLAYISLNKTVPIHWGVCAPKQCSEEDVTKALQEIFTGGNESVVSLDPQPVSFIGDKSHKKPVFCNKPSEYTTGVKLTLILIGLVLLLCLVGTSLDIAIGFMKPHSTPVNKSDGFMPVRGASMATDHDTFSDSSNLIHSSTVSSSSRPILLSLPQEPAKPNFVSRFLLCFSWIQNTNRIMDTNVPPSAITSINGMRVLSMWWVILGHLFSVQMITSISNLKLFTNIIHRFTFQAVGNATFSVDTFFFLSGLLVAYLALRNMEKKNGELPLFMYYLHRFWRLTPTYMFVLLFFDKMTPFLGEGPMWYTLQAGNTCGSYWWTNLLYINNFYPTKFSISCMGWSWYLANDMQFYIISPAILFTAYRFRLRGLLLIVAALMGISFITTAILYAHYHLAAVQLSPAATAEAAAGIDSSSLTYVKPYCRIAPYLVGMVLGYLLVHAKNWKLPSKTNMRLLNMAGWCVAIALALSTLYGEYKALRKDHPEPFSRAENITYGTFSRFAWSLALAWVIFACQNGFGGLVNQILSARFWIPLSRLTYCAYLVHIIAIVALYGSFETVQAYSDVHISISFVGVVGISYAAAFVVSVCVEFPMMQLEKLIFDR comes from the exons ATGGCAGAATGTTGCAAGGTGGCTTTCAAGGTCTTCGCCGTTTTTTTCGTGCTTTGCTCATTCCAGAAGCTATCATTGGCATCCTACAGACTGACACGTACAGCTTACGATgagatttttaaaaagttagGTGTCTCTCTTGAGTCACTTCCAAATATCTCTTTCACTTTGAACGTTTCCGAGGAATGCAGGGAAACTCTGACGAATCTGCCCTCAAAGCCTGACTTTACACAAT accTAGATGCCCTTGGTAAACCTCAAAGTGGATTTCTATTGGGAAATTTTGGTTGGTTAGGATCCTACAGTGAATGCACAAAGACCATCAGTGATGCACACTATTGCCTAGCTTACATCTCATTAAATAAG ACTGTGCCCATACATTGGGGTGTCTGTGCGCCAAAACAATGCAGTGAAGAGGATGTAACGAAAGCTCTACAAGAAATATTTACAG GTGGCAATGAGTCGGTGGTGAGCTTGGACCCTCAGCCAGTTAGTTTCATCGGAGATAAATCCCATAAGAAACCTGTTTTCTGTAATAAACCTTCGGAATACACAACGGGAGTAAAGTTAACGCT GATTTTAATTGGCTTAGTCTTGCTTCTCTGTCTGGTTGGAACCAGCTTGGACATAGCTATTGGCTTTATGAAACCACACTCCACACCGGTCAACAAAAGTGATGGCTTCATGCCGGTCAGAGGGGCCTCCATGGCAACAGACCATGATACCTTCAGTGACAGCTCAAATCTAATCCACTCTTCCACAGTGTCCTCGAGTTCAAGGCCAATTTTGTTGAGCCTTCCTCAAGAACCCGCTAAGCCAA ATTTTGTGTCGCGATTCTTGTTATGTTTTTCATGGATCCAAAATACAAATCGCATCATGGATACCAATGTCCCTCCCAGTGCCATCACATCAATTAATGGTATGAGAGTGCTAAGCATGTGGTGGGTCATCTTAGGACATCTCTTCTCCGTACAAATGATAACATCTATTA GTAATTTGAAGTTATTTACGAACATTATTCATCGGTTCACATTCCAAGCGGTTGGCAATGCAACCTTTTCAGTGGatactttctttttcctcag CGGCCTTTTGGTGGCTTATCTGGCACTTCGTaatatggaaaagaaaaatggggAACTTCCACTCTTCATGTATTACTTACACCGTTTCTGGAG GTTGACTCCAACTTACATGttcgttttgctgtttttcgATAAAATGACGCCATTCTTGGGCGAGGGTCCGATGTGGTATACATTGCAGGCGGGCAACACTTGCGGCAGTTACTGGTGGACGAATCTTCTCTACATCAACAACTTTTATCCcactaaattttcaatttcg tGTATGGGCTGGTCCTGGTACTTAGCTAATGATATGCAGTTCTATATCATCTCTCCTGCTATCCTCTTCACGGCATACAG ATTCCGCTTGCGGGGACTGCTTCTCATTGTTGCTGCGTTGATGGGGATCAGTTTTATCACAACAGCTATCTTATATGCACATTATCATCTTGCTGCAGTTCAGTTAAGTCCTGCAGCTACTGCTGAAGC AGCGGCTGGTATTGATTCTTCGTCCCTCACATATGTCAAGCCCTACTGTCGAATTGCACCATATCTTGTTGGTATGGTGTTGGGTTACCTACTTGTTCACGCAAAGAATTGGAAGCTTCCCTCAAAG ACCAACATGCGCTTGCTGAACATGGCTGGTTGGTGTGTGGCTATTGCCCTCGCTCTGTCGACGCTTTATGGCGAATACAAAGCTTTACGAAAAGACCATCCTGAACCTTTCTCTCGCGCCGAGAATATCACATACGGGACATTTTCCCGCTTTGCGTGGAGCTTGGCCTTAGCCTGGGTGATTTTTGCTTGTCAAAACGGATTTGGTG GTTTGGTGAATCAAATTTTGTCAGCTCGATTCTGGATTCCATTAAGCCGTCTGACTTACTGTGCGTACCTTGTCCATATAATTGCCATTGTTGCACTCTATGGATCGTTCGAGACTGTGCAAGCATATTCTGATGTCCACATT tCCATCTCTTTTGTTGGAGTGGTCGGTATTTCATATGCAGCCGCTTTCGTGGTGTCAGTTTGCGTGGAATTTCCCATGATGCAGTTAGAGAAGCTTATTTTTGATCGTTGA
- the LOC131773705 gene encoding melanopsin-B-like: MAAPTTSLHEELLSRSISSTAGESFLYAFIVSVGTVGNFAVLLVLYKNHRLRNIPAYFVVSLAISDIIMLDLCAPFSIAVLMTGDWLFGDLLCQIQGFIVMLVACASLGTLALVAINRYFHIVKTSQYRVIFTPRNAVLIILGGWASAFITPLTYTAAGKDYVFQPGKFFCFMESKFTLLVLPFYGFIAISMLILIVCYLSVFKALKAHEKNVSNNLRKGNTRQIVISLEDIRVTKILFATVVGFVLCWTPVLVIDIVDAFLGSEWELTRGTYYMYTIFGITSSAINPIIYGVMNPSYRKAYCRLFGCRRVGRVGDVPTTQGPELTKHELIPPANDDSSKTYSQQIPRSVHQVPFSDQE; encoded by the exons ATGGCGGCTCCTACGACATCTCTACACGAAGAACTGTTGTCCCGATCGATTTCCTCCACTGCTGGAGAATCATTCCTGTACGCGTTCATTGTATCTGTAGGCACTGTTGGTAACTTTGCAGTTCTTCTGGTCTTGTACAAAAATCATCGTCTCCGGAACATTCCCGCgtattttgttgtttccttggcGATATCTGATATCATAATGCTGGATTTGTGCGCGCCATTTTCAATAGCAGTACTTATGACTGGCGACTGGTTATTTGGAGACCTACTCTGCCAGATTCAAGGTTTCATCGTCATGTTGGTCGCCTGTGCTTCGTTAGGAACACTTGCTCTAGTTGCGATAAACAG ATATTTTCATATTGTCAAAACCTCACAGTACAGAGTTATCTTCACTCCAAGGAACGCAGTCCTCATCATACTCGGTGGATGGGCATCTGCCTTTATCACACCTTTGACTTACACTGCGGCTGGTAAAGATTACGTATTCCAACCTGGAAAGTTCTTTTGTTTCATGGAATCGAAGTTCACTTTGCTCGTGCTACCCTTTTACGGTTTTATTGCCATCTCAATGTTAATTCTCATCGTATGCTACCTGAGTGTGTTCAAAGCGTTGAAAGCCCATGAGAAAAACGTTTCAAACAATCTTCGGAAAGGAAACACCCGCCAAATAGTAATTTCGTTGGAAGATATCAGGGTCACCAAGATTTTATTTGCTACTGTGGTAGGCTTCGTCCTGTGCTGGACACCAGTACTGGTGATTGACATTGTCGATGCATTTCTTGGGTCGGAATGGGAGCTAACCCGTGGGACCTATTACATGTATACCATATTTGGTATTACAAGTTCCGCCATTAACCCTATAATTTATGGAGTCATGAATCCTTCCTACAGGAAAGCTTATTGCCGGTTATTCGGATGCCGCCGAGTAGGTCGCGTCGGAGATGTGCCAACTACCCAGGGACCGGAGCTGACGAAACATGAATTGATCCCGCCAGCAAACGACGATTCGTCAAAGACTTATTCACAGCAGATCCCACGGTCTGTACACCAGGTTCCTTTTTCTGATCAAGAGTGA